From the Odontesthes bonariensis isolate fOdoBon6 chromosome 9, fOdoBon6.hap1, whole genome shotgun sequence genome, the window CACTTTCTCCATGGAAATTGTTCCTGTGTGCAAGGTACGTCAGTCAGTTTTAGCTGTATAATTTACCGTTGGCAGTGAAAATCATCCATATCCGCTTGGCACATCAGCCAGAATTATCATTGCATTTCACCTCTTAAGCCTTCCCTTTGTGAGTTAAGTAAATGATATGTAAGAAAGCTGTCTATCGATCCACTCGGAAGCAGATGGAGGCTGGCCATGAATTTTCATGTTATAGATGTTTTTTTGACAGTGTCAGGTATCAGAAACACCTGAATTAATAGACTTGGCATTAAAACGCAAGTCAGTAAGGATCCTTGGCTGGTGTGTGCAGGTATTTTCTGTATCATCTTAATCCTGTTTGACATTTAGCTTTAGTTGAGCCTTTTGAAGTGCTGCACAGAGCTTGGGTGTAGTCTCCCAGCATAGTTTAATGACAGGGGACATGCAGGAGCATATTCTGTAAATGAAAACGTGCTTTCTCTAGGAAACAACCAATTTTGTCCgtctgtagtttttgtttttcctaatATCTAACTTTCCCCGTCGCCTTAGTTTGACCCCAAGTTGTCTACTTGTGTCGTTGCCAGGACAACGTAGTGTGCCTGTCTCCACGGCTGGCGCAGAGCCTGGGGAACATGGGTCAAATCTGTGTGTGCGTCCGTGTCACCAGCACCATTCATCTCATTGATCCTCGCACCCTGCAGAGTGAGTATTTTCACTGCCAGAGAACAGATGAGTCCCACTGACACCACAGTGAATTTCAACTTCAACGCTTCCTGTTGAACTCCTCCTCCTTATCGACTATGATGACAAAGGCTGCGTTCAGACTGCACGTCAAATGTAGCtcagatcagatttttttttcacgacTTTTAAACATCACAATTCACATAGaatccttttttatttatttatttaaatttccAATTTCTGCCGCTTCAGTATGGGGTCATTAATCGGATATTTTGCAGTGCGACCTCAGTCTGTACGGTCAAATCAGAATTCACGCGACTTCTACATCACCTTCGATCGACATTCATCACAATTCTGCACAGGTGGGAGTCACCACATGCCTGTGTCTGTGCAGACGTTAGCAGTGGAAGACCAGTGAGGTGCTGGGCTTAATAAGTGTTTAGAGGGATAATTCCTGTAGCTAGTGACGTCTTTGTTTTTTGCTCATGCGACAGATGGAATAGTTTCACAGGTGACCCACACTACAGCCAGTCAGAGCTTTAAACGGTTATCGTCTTTACTGAAGTCCTTAAAACTTTTTTAAGGTCTTTTCTGACTGTTTGACCATGTGTTTCGGATGCAAAAAGTGGGATTTGACTCCTAAGAGGCGCTGGAATGAGAACAAATCTTCACTAATGCCTGTTTTAGGTGTTAGCCTTGAAGTATTTTGCGTCTTGTCACATCTTTGGAGGTCTTGAGACCAAGATATGTCAACTTGCTACGTCTGGTTTGATGATCAAACCTTTtagcaaaatgaaaaaacaaaacaaattttccACTCTTACCAAAATAGACAGATTATCTTCTCACCAAGCCTTCCTAAAGTTCTGGGGGGTTTTGGTATTAATTGATTTGTTTAAAACAATTAAATCCAGCTTTGTCCAAATCAGCTGTACTTTGAACATGACCAGATCATATTACCATGGCAACTCTGCCCCCGCTGCCCGCTACACGGCTATTTTCACTGATCATTTTCAACTtttgatcattattattattttcttttttttttttaaatacatttttatttataaaatgtCAGACAAATGTTACAAAATATCAGAAGGTAATAAAGTTGGTGTCAACAGATATCTTGTTTGTGCAACCAACAGCCTAAAACTATCAGTAGACTGTTGCATTTGAGTGTTTGGATCATCTTTAGAGGATCTGAAGTTTTCCAATAACTTGGACCTTTTAAAGACTTTTGCAATCACCACTTTTGGACCCCGTGTTTATTCgtgatcatgttagcatcaacGTTTTGCTCCAAGTTCCATCTCAGCCGAAAATGGGTAATTTGCCCTATTTTGGAGagatttaaaacaaataaaagtgcAAAGAacatttgtgtttcttttcagtgttaagtgcagttcctgctctttCTGTGAGAGGCGGAGATGCTCCTCAACAGAATTCTAACCTTTTGCAGCAGCACACATGTTTTTAATTACTCTTCAAAGAGAAAGCTATTTTTGTTGTAGAAAgtttcagagttggttgaaTAGCAGACAACGCCTCGAGTCTGTTCAGCAGTTTGGCAGTCTGTTCAGTAATGGCAGTAGGCAATTAACCTGCGTTTCTGTTTTTATGCGTGTGCACTTCATTTGTAGCGTAGAGGGAAATGCATCATTCCAGTCATTTGGAGCATGAACAGAGAGGAAAACTTCCAAACCAATCACACTTCTTATAGTTCATACCCGCGTTGCTTCTAGATAAAGAAACTTAACATATCTCGAAGTTTGCATTTTCAGAAATACCTCAGAGTCATTAGTTCCACTTCAGCGAATAGGAGAAGATACTGAAGCATTtctgcttgtttttctttgctctaATGATGAATCTTATCTAAATGGTACAGTTTGTAATGCATGAATAATCTCTAACATTCTAGTTGCTGAGGTGGATGGGAACACATACTGGCGTAACCCCTTCAACGGTCTCTGCAACCCACGGCAACTGGAGGAGTTCATCGTTATGGACATCGACATCATCAGAGACCAGAAGCTGGGTGCTGGAGCTGGTACGAGGTCCAATAAGGTAagggtgcatgtgtgtgtgttggtgcagAACAGATTGCATTAAGGGTACAACATTGCTCTTCTCTAGGAGGTAAAATCAATAGCAGGCCATTACATTATCCCTGAACCTGTATGTGGGACTCAAGCCAAAATGACAGAACCACTCAGGAGTGTTTCTTTTGATGGGAATGAGGTTCCCATCTTTCCTCTGTCTGAATGTTGTGCTATTATTGATGCAGCTCCCTGAACCAACTGGAGGAAAAGAGCAAGAAAAATATTGTTTCACTGACTTGAAACTGCATTTCTGTtccctgtttgtgtgtttgtggcaGCACACCCTGGCTGAGTTGTGGGTCCAGAAAACATCAGAGATGGATACGAGTCAGCAGTATCACTGCCGTACCTTCCTGGGCCACCTGCTCAACATCGGAGACCTGGTGCTCGGGTGGGTGTGCAGGATTACAAGAGGAGTTGCGACGTCGGTCACAAGACTGATGGCTAGCCTTGAGCTTTAGACTTGGGCCCGAACTCATTTCATCCCTCTGGCCCTACCTCTCGGCTGCTTGCCTTAAGTTTTGTGCTCTCGTTTATTCAAAAGATTTAGGAGCATTTTTCAGCTGAAACCAAATATGATAGTTTATTTTCTATACAGGGGTCTTTACCTTTAGTAACTTTAGTTGAGGCCCTAAAAGAGTTGTTTACATTGCTACAACTTGCATGTCCCCCCGTCCCCCCGTCCCCCTTCCTCGCACGGTTGATAGTTACAAATCGCATTGAACCATCAGAAGAAGTCCAAAGAGTGTCAAGATGTTGTGACAATCTCAGACAACATGATAAAAAGGGAAAAGTTCTGCTTTAATATCCATTTGTGTTTCACTTTATAGTTATGACTTTGCCAATTCCAACATCAACGATGAGTACCTGAATAAGATGAACCCTCACCATATTCCTGATGTGGTAAGACTCAGCTGGATATCTCTCAGCATCCTTGGTGTATAAATCCAGGACCCAGTTGATGGTTTTAGTGTGTTTTATCCACTTGATAAACACTGACCTCTAGTGGCAACATGGAATACTTATTGTCAATTTGATTACAATCTTGGAGAAACAAATTCCTGCTTataaatgcaagaaaaaaatatctgaaCATCCTTTAGTTCCAATTAATGACTTTTGCGTGTGGACTGTTAAAGGTGCTCATCAAGAAGAGCTACGACCGCAGCAGAAGAGTGAAGCGCAGGAACTGGAAACTGCAGGAGATGGACAGAGATCGTGAAGGCATGGACACAGATAATGAGAGGTAGGCCGTTGCTACATGTTTAGCTCATGGGTTCAGTGAATGCAGTACAACTATAAAAGGTTGTCTCTTATGTGTGACTCGCAGCAAAAAGACTGTTTGCAGGTGTGACTCAACATAAGTGCACAGAgaccttgttttggtttttttttttggagagaAGGATCATTATTGCTACTACAGTATTGTGGCTCAGTCAATCATGCGTTTTTGATTTTAGTCGTTTCCCCAATCCCTTACAATTAATGTTAGTTTGTTTGGATGATTTTGGATTTAGCTGCAATTAAAGCTCTTTATAGGGCACCATGGAAGTGCCCCAAAATAAGCAAATGATTTTATCCTGaggttaaagctgccgtcggcaagttttcaaaattccgattcgaaagtcggaaaattcgaactgatacaactttcaggtccctctccCAActtctaccaagctccaaaccgcctcccaaacccctccccctctgtggacgaggttgtgcacgtgagttcacaccagtgtgcgcgcacacaagctggggcagactcacgctcagcatggaagacatggttggtgactgttggTGACgatagcagcgtgtgcacaagctgtgattgacaggtagcgattcctccccccctaacgtgattggttgaaaacagccgggagcgctcgatttttgcaagcatgattacaggcttcagagggagctacagaattcgggatttttcctaaacagcctatttaatattgtacttccagaatcccatgacagttcaagctaatatgacaaaaaaaaagttgccgacggcacctTTAATGTCGAAGCTTTGAGATATTTTTTAGCTGGTTTTCTGTATAAGtagtatatttaaaaaaaaaaaaaaaaaaaacactcaagaGACCTGAAACTGCCTTTGGCTCGTTGGTGAATAGTTTGATGATGTCCCAAGAGAATACCAAATATGCTGTGGTTGTTATTTTTATCTGTTGTGCCACATGGGTTTGCTCttattttgttttctgtgttcagaCAATACCAGGACTTCCTGGAGGACCTTGAGGAAGATGAGGCTTTGAGGAAGAATGTCAATATCTTCAAAGGTGAGCAGCTTGGGAATgcgggctttttttttttttttccaacagtaTATTGGAAAAAACAGCAGCTTAAGTTTCTGAAGGACCTTGTGCCATCACATTATTTAGCATTCGATGAGCAGCTGTCTATTGTCTTCCATTTCAGATGCATCAAAGATCCCGGTGGAAAGTGACACTGATGATGACGGCGCACCACGCATTTCTCTGATGGAGATGCTGGAAGACCTCAGCCTGACAGATGCCACAGGAGGAGAGGGTGCTGATATGATGACAGAATAGCCAGTTGTTTTGCTGCCTTTGTGGCTCTGACAGCTcatttgtcaacaacagatcCACTGGTGATACAGTTACACTGCCAGTTCTGATTTTGATCCGGCAACCGTCTGAGGACTGATGAAACCACTGACAGTTAATGTTTGATGTTGGTGAAATCCACAGATCCTCTCTGATGACTCATAATATTTAAACCCCATAAACTGATACTCGCAGTGATGCCACTTAGTCACAAATTTTCACTGACTACATCTAATTCATCTGTGGAACTTTTTCTACTCTGTACCCACAACCGTTTCAGCCATTTTGTCAGCACTCCTCTTTATCATAGAAAAAGTTTTAAATGATATGGAAATGCAGTGCTTATATTTCACTTGAtcaaaaataaacaattgtccctacacaatttttttttttttttttttcttggacattttcttttgttttctttagacATCCACCAGAGGGAGCTTTGTGCTTAAGAGAAATAGGAAGTTCCTCGTGCAAATAGCCAAACTTGCCAAGTAAGCTGAGCCAGGTCATTTAAGGTTGTCATTTGGATATTGTGGGCAGTATGCAAAACCTTCCTGCCAATGCCTGTTCAGCCAGAAAGAGTGCAGCCTCTCCTCTGGTAAGGAATTGGATTAAGATGATCCCTGAATGGCATGATTATAAACAGTCCACGCCTCCAAACCATCCCCCTTTACTGGTATAAACTCACAGATCCACTTGTTATCAATGATACATTTCTTCATCAGTGAAATAGAGCTTACAAGAAGCAAGGAACTTTAATCAAtttgaaatgataaaagaaataaagaggTAAATGAGTGAAATGTCTCATGTTGGGAAGCTTTCATATTTATTTGATTATGTTAGAAGTCTATTGAGTAATTCTAGCTCTTGATTTATTGAAATATAATTATGTTTGGCAGAAGAGAATCCCAGCAAGGCAATATAAATCTGGATTACACTCAAACAAAACGTAAAATTTGTTAACGTGGAACGTAGTACTCGCATGGAGGCTATAAAAACTTAATGGAAATTAGATGGTCAGTTTATTTTCTGTATTTGCGTAGCTTGAGTCCAGCAAGAAGCAGATGTTTTCACACCCTCTTGTACATGATTTGGATCCTGGATGAAAAATTTGCCTTTTGACATGGGACCCATCAGGGAAATCTGTTTTTGGCTGATTTATAGAAACATGAAAAGGTTGGAGTGGGTGAAACTGCGAGAAAGTGATGCCTAAATGTTTTTTCGTGATCTCCGATGAAATCAGATCTGCATGCACACTGCTTTCTCtgcaagattttttttcacGAGAATTGTTTAACCTAAGGAGTTACTctaaaagttgttttgtgtcactggGTTTGTTGTCCTCAGTACAGATATGAGGCCTTATGTAAACCACACTCTGGAGAAATGTGTTAGTCTTTGTGACATGTCTCACATTTTAACTTGGGGGTGGAGAGCCTGTCTCACTTTTCACAAACTTTAGCTGGTTGTTCAGGGTAATCAGATCCACTTGGGAAAGTGAATGAAGTGAATCCACGccgagagtgtgtgtgtttttggccCGACtttctcactattttttttgcacaaactgAACCCTTGTGACAGATATTGCTTTGCTTTCAGCCACTATTACAAAGATCGATTCCCTGGCATTTCAAACCAGTCTTCTTCTTTCTAATGCTAACAAAATTGCAGAGTGTATCCAAGCATAACTGTTGTTGCTGGTCTACTGCCCGTGTTTGCACATCAGTAACTGGAATGTGATAACTGAGCTGGTCAGCAAACCTCACTTTAAGGAGATAGGAATTCCTAACTGTATATTCCCtgacaccccccaccccccccccccccccccccctcaaaagAAAGATTTCTCATGATTGTTCTGccacaaaatgtattaaaatgatCAAGTCAAAGTAATAGATTACCCCTGATTAAATATATTGGAAATGATTGGTCCTAAATGGTTAATTTTTCCTTCTGAAGTCAGATCATGTAATTTAGTATCGTGTAAGACACCATCTATGTGCTGGGCTGGTATTGTGTTAGTGTTCAGTCGCTATTTCACGCTTAgttatctttttatttactttaaaaaaaaatcccgtTTGTGGTACGAGCGCACAGCAGTGAGGTGCGTGGTCGCAGTTTATTTTCCATCCTGCTGCTGCGGACTACGTCAGAGGTGGTGCTGCGGCGCAGTGTCTGGCTGCAGCATGGTGGCACAGATGCGACGCGCACTGGGGAAAAGTTTAAAGATGCGGCACAAAGCAGCCGACCTCACATGGCTGAAATAGAGCTGCAGGCACGACGTCAACTCCCGTTGTGTATCTGATGCAAGAActgtctttttgttgttgtttgttgttgtttttgctgcTATTAACGCACACCGGCCTATTCGTCATATAACGCTCGGTCACTCCACCTACATGATCTGTGAGCCAGGTGAATGTAAGCACGAGTAGTGGGCGTGGTTCCACTTCCATAGTCTGCAAGTGGACTGCATATATGCCAGCGGCGAACTGGCGAGACAGCTTTTGGTTCACACAAAGCAGCGGAGCGGCAGTGGGACGCGGGCTGCAGCTCGTCCTGTTATAATCTGTCATTAGTAGATATCCAGGGGGGATCTCTCGGCGGCTGCAGAGGTGAGTCAGTACAGGAATTCGGTTATAGGCTACACTAAACAGACTGCAGGAGAGTTTATTAATTCCCCCTTagatcattatcattattattattatttgaaatgCTTATCTCTGCATACACACAATTACACATTTAAACAGGCTGTAGATCTTTTTTCCAAGCCAAATATTACTGCTATTTTAGAAAGAAATTTTCTGTAAAAGGCAGCCTATTAATCTTTGATGATATTATTAAAGAATGCAAACTATCCGATCATTTTTGCTTCTCTTCCGGTTTCCTCGTGCTACAAACCACAACGTCAGAGCATCTTGTTTGATTAATTTAATTAGGCTTAATTTTGTTGACAGTTGAAGTTGTTTCCTTTATTCACTCTAATTGAAATGACAGTTAACACACCTGCACCTGTTGGCTCCGCCCCCTACCACTGCGGCAGGAGGTGATCATGAAATTGTGTATCAAGAGCAAACATTATAAACCACGTAAACAATGCTCTGATTCAGAGTTGGCATGCATGCGCCTGGGACATAAGTAGCGGCTGTTTGTTGTGTCATGTGGGACCTTTGGGCCCATTGCCCCCTCAGGGCACTGTTGTGGGTTTGGAGGTGCGAAAGGAGCCTCCCAATTCCACCTTCACACCATATTAATAAGCACAGCCCTAAGGACTTCTAAggagttttattgtttttaatttgaGGATTATTTTTCCGTTGCAGTCCCTAAAGAGATGAGCAGGGCAAACCATATCTCATCTGTACCATAAAGAGGTCCGAAATGATGGGAGCATTATGGAAATAGAATTTTATACTTTCCATTGCATAGTAATTGCCTCCTGTTCAGGATGTTTGTTTTGGGaattctgaaaagggacatttcgATCATTTCTGTTAATGTGTGTTATCATCAGTGGAGTGAAGACGATCATGGCGACTTGCTCCCCGCagatttgtttatttgtatCTTGCTGATACCAGTTGGCTTCTTAGCTTCAGTCATGTCTTCTTCAGGCATTCTCACCCCTGCAGTCCTTGAAATCTTATTAATTGTGATTCTGTGTAACAAACATCCTAAATAATTGTATTTTTAATCACTTTGGTTCCACATGTCACTGAAAACCTTTGTCGATGTCAGAATCCTCCCAAACGGGGCTTAAGTGTTGGATTTCCAATCTGACTGTATACATGTCCCTCGAAAAAGTGGTTTCTTTTCAACAACAACGATTTAAGCTGCATTCAAAGCAGCAGACATCACAGCAAGTTCATACCcaggtcagactgtgcaatgctcagagaaactgcaaaaaaaaaagaaaaaaagctacaGCTCAGACTgcacaggcctcagttagctaGCTGCTGAAGCTCATGGCagttcaatgagaaaaatactcggcaagtatggcttgtttggaagggttgcaggagaaagcctcctctctctaaaaataacatggaagcacagtttaggtttgcaaagttaaatcagaacaaaccacaagacttctggagtAATGTACTTTGGATAGACAAGACCATAGTGGAGATGCTTGATCATAATGCACAGCTCTacatttggagaaaaccaaacactttGACCATCAGTCAAGCAGGAGGGATGATCTTTTGGCTTGTTTTACCGCCACAGGACCTGGATGCTTTGCAGCCATTGAGTCAGCCATGAACTCTGTAAatcaaagtattctagagtcaaatgtgaggccatctgtctgacagctaaagatAAATTAAAATTGGATAATGCAACAGGGTAACAATTCCAAGCACTGCTTCAGATATACAAAAGAAtgacagagaaaagaaaagaataaagggTTTGctatggtccagtcaaagttcTGACTTCAGCTTGACTGAAATACCATAGTGGGATCTTAAGAGAGCTGCACATACATTAGTGGCCTCAAACCTCAATGACAATTACAATCAATGTTGTAAAGAGGAGagggccaaaattcctccacaacaatGTGAAAAACTGATGATATCACACAGAAAACAATTACTTCAATTACTTCAAGGAATAACTTCTATAATTTGTATAGTTTTTTTCCACACTCTATATCTGCATTTTAGCTTGGTTTTTGTTCTGTTAATTAAACTATGTTTACTgtaatgtgttgttgttcacctGAGTTTGTTTTGACCTGATTTTAAaacctggtaaggaccagattaAACTGAATTTGTCCTGAGATCCAAAACCTTATGAGAGGGTGTACTTTTGCCTTACGTGACTGTACTCACAACATTTTACCTCCATTtcttctccacccagcctgcagGATGAACTTCAAAAACTTGAGGGAGTACCTGGCTTGGCTGTACTACCAGTACCTGCTCATCACCGGGATCTATGTCCTGGAGCCGTGGGAAAAGTCTATCTTTAACTCCATCCTTTTCTCCGCCATCGCTATGGTGATCTACACCTCATACGTCTTTGTGCCCATCCATGTGCATCTGGCGCTGGCGTTTTTCTCGGAGATCTTTGGTGGCCAGCCTGAAAGCACCATGGCACTCATGAActaaaagaaaggaagaaaatggaggggaaaaaaaggagtgGGTGTATTAGCATGGGCCCGTAAATAAGTTCCTGTAGCTCAACTCCTCAGCCTCCACATTTACTCGAGCCCCTATTTACCCACCTGAACCAGAGTGTGTCACTACAGCTCATCAGGACTAAAAACACAAAGATTTTACTGGAAGGATCCGAAAATCAGAGCCTTATTGTCCTCGATTATACCCCACACCCTAGGACCTTACCTCATGGTATTAGTCAAATAACTGTACCTTAATTTCACAACCTCCCTGCAaagtgttttgtgaaatgtttatttttacttttcctcGCCGTATGTCCTGTGTGAGTGCATACCACCTCCAGGTTTTGCATGATAGGGTCATAGATAGGTGATATATTTGCATGCTTGTCTAACTACAAAACAATGAAATATAGATTATTTCCTTCACATGGCTTTAGGCAACAATCTTTTAGAGGGGCACTCCAGCAATTTAGTTTATCACTTTTGTAAGAGCTGGGGATTGAAAGACACCTTTTGCCTCATGAGTGAGGCAGCcaaggtattttttttctttagattacAACTAATTATACAATTGTTTAACATGATTATCAGTTTTTAGTCTCTAAAGCTTGAATACTCTAAAACTCCTAAAGACTGGTAGCCCAACGTTATACTGTAATACCAACCGACAGGATGCAATCCATGTCGTACACAAACATTGAGTCACCGATCATAAATGAGAGAGCTGATGGGAAACCCGAGCTATGCAATGAATGTCAAAATGTCACGATTAAGTCTCTGTTGCACTGTTTGCTCCAAGCCTACTATGCATTTATTGATTTACTGGTCAAATTGGTTGACAACACAAAAACGACAGCATAGATATGGGCCGAGCCCTCTCTTTATCTCCAGTTTTTTACTTGGTGAAACGTCAGGAAGGTTGTTCTCAGCACAGGGCATGAACAAATATTGATACAACACACCTCTGTGTTACAGGCTCGGCTTTGTTACTGACATAGCTTTACTGGACAACTGTTTCCTGTCTAATGCAAAGTGCCATTCTACAGCAGACAAATTGatctaaatgaaaaacaaagctTTACCGAAAAGCCGCCCTCCCCTCCTGCAGCTGATCTATCGAGAAAAAACTAACTTGTTTTGTGCTGGAGATCATCTTTATTCATTTGTGCTTTGGTTTAAGGGCTCCCTGAATGCAGGTTAAACATGATCTTTaagtcaactttatttatacaaagttatatatttatagaAATTGGTAAATGCTTGGCTGGTTACAATGTCAATTACCGAACTTTTTTGATTATTTATATATGTGTTCTCTTGTGGCCATAAATGACACATAATTTTTTCCTGCCCTTGTTTCTCCACCTTTAAAGTGCTTTTTATATTGTTCCCAGATTGTATTGTGTCCCTCCGCTTTTGATAAACAATTGCATTAGCACCAGATATTTCAAGTAACAAAATTGAAGAGCTCTCTgaaaggcttttttttgtttttgttcactgCTTACCAAATGAATGCTTTATATACACATGTTGGCGACTCATCGCTGCATAATTCACAAAATAAAGGCATCTGATGATACTTGTACAACTAATCTATGTCTCGTCTTTGTTCACTTTTTACTCAAATGCTTGTAATAGTTTGAAGGATGTATTCATGCAGGATATGCTTTCAGTTAAGCAGTTGctttgaaaaggaaaaacaaacgaAACAAAAGCGTACAGTTTGCACATATTTGACTCAACAGACTGAACCACATGAAGGGAATTCACACAATAAGGGGCAGAGCTATCAAACCAGTTCTCCCAAACTGGAGTAGGAATGAATGACCTGGGGCTTTGCTTTCCTTGCTGCACACACCTGGTAACCTACCCATGCCTACAAAGCGTTGGTGACCTGCCGTTGACCACAGACAGCCCCTTTGTTCAATCAGGTATAATGTAGCCCAGATTTTGGAGGAAAGGTTGGACTGAACTGTGTTGAAATTAATATTTGCACTATACATGTACAGTATGCTATATGACAACATGGATGGTGGCTCAGTAGCAGCTTAACTGTGATTAAGATGAAGTACGGGGACTTTCAAGGAAGCTATGTTTATGAGTTGTAACTGAACACCTCCACCTTGTATTTTTCCAGGATGTTGGAACACGATAGTTGCAACACTCTCAGTTGTCAACCTGCACACCCAATCTCATCCCAAAATCCTACCAAAGGCCCCTGTCTCCCCTTTTGCCCGCCCCCATCCTTTCTTTGCCCTGCTTTTTCCTCACTCCATCTCCTCTCCTCCCACGTAAAAAGGTAACTTTCGGTGTTTTCTCATGCCATCCCGTGTAGTGCAAGTTTAGTTCCTGCCTCAGGATCTTTGACAAACAGTTCTGTCGACCCTGCCCATGTTAGTTCACATCCCATGAAGAATGAGGCTAGAGGTTATCTCTGCAATGGTAAGGTGTAAACAAAACCTTCTCTACACTTGAATACTCTCAAAACACTCAGCGAGGAGTGGTGTATTGTTTCTGTTGTGTTTATATGCGTCCCATGACTGTTTCCAAAGGTCTGGGAGAAGGGGGAAGGGACTCCTAGCAACTGTCTTCTCCACAGAATGAGGCTACATGATGCAGAGGAAAATACCCACGTACGTGCAAACACTGGTGCCGCCACAACCAAGTATCAGTTTACAAGGAAACCCCAGAAAGTGTTCAAATATTGATAATAATTACCAACATTCGATAACATCCTCCATTCTGTCTCACACAAATACCCACACACTGCTTTAACACAACTGAAAAGCCTCTTGCAGTAGTTGTTTAGCCAAAGCCTTCCTACATGTGTGTACCGGCAGGA encodes:
- the nmd3 gene encoding 60S ribosomal export protein NMD3, whose protein sequence is MEYIQAPVTSSQGNILCCTCGVPIPPNPANMCVACLRTQVDISEGIPKQVTVHFCKQCERYLQPPTTWMICALESRELLALCLKKLKSSMTKVRLIDAGFLWTEPHSKRIKLKLTIQKEVMNGAILQQVFVVEFVIQSQMCDDCHRVEAKDFWKAVVQVRQKTFHKKTFYYLEQLILKHKLHQNALNIKEIHEGIDFYYGTKQHAQKMVDFLQCTVPCRSKTSQRLISHDIHSNTYNYKSTFSMEIVPVCKDNVVCLSPRLAQSLGNMGQICVCVRVTSTIHLIDPRTLQIAEVDGNTYWRNPFNGLCNPRQLEEFIVMDIDIIRDQKLGAGAGTRSNKHTLAELWVQKTSEMDTSQQYHCRTFLGHLLNIGDLVLGYDFANSNINDEYLNKMNPHHIPDVVLIKKSYDRSRRVKRRNWKLQEMDRDREGMDTDNERQYQDFLEDLEEDEALRKNVNIFKDASKIPVESDTDDDGAPRISLMEMLEDLSLTDATGGEGADMMTE
- the sptssb gene encoding serine palmitoyltransferase small subunit B; this encodes MNFKNLREYLAWLYYQYLLITGIYVLEPWEKSIFNSILFSAIAMVIYTSYVFVPIHVHLALAFFSEIFGGQPESTMALMN